The Dreissena polymorpha isolate Duluth1 chromosome 8, UMN_Dpol_1.0, whole genome shotgun sequence genome includes the window ATTGAAAGTCTTGTGTTAATTTTTTGCACAACAGTGGTTGAAGCTATTAGAGAAGCTTGATCGCTCTTGATAATTTCATTGTTATTGATGGCTGCGTCGTTTTTATAGACTTTTGCAGGAAAATCAGGTTTATTGGTCAGCGATTGTGTTTTTTCCGTTACGTTAGTAACAACATTTCCTTCAACGGTGCCCGTTTTGGTACCTGAATTTATAAAAGTTTTAATTAGTATGTTTGATTTGCAATAATTTCTTGCAAAAATCATTTGCGGttgacatattttgtttttaaaagctCACCAAACATGTTAAGATATCAGAAGTCATAAACATGTTACTGTTAAAtgataaaatgaaatgaaaatatcaCGGCTTACTTTTCTGTGATGAATTATTAGGTCGACATGGCCCATCGCCAGATTCTGGAGGAACAATATGCTCCCTAAGGCCTTGTTCAAGCAGCCTGATCAGGGGAAAGTTTTGATGAGAGCTCCGACACATTGCTTGGAAATCATCCAGATCGAGGCCCCAAATTGAAGCACCGCCAAAATTGTTGTCGCGAATCCAGTTTATCTGTCGATTGAAATTACTGAGACAAGTTAACATGGGAATAAATATATCTTGATTAtgagttaaaaatatatttttacaaagcaAATTAAGAGGGCGACTGTGGTTATTTTGTAAATGATTacattacatgtatgtacataatTCGCTTTTATTATTAGATCGACTTTAGCTTAATTGACAAAAAGAGCAAGAGCTGTCCCGAATGTATTCTGCTTCGAAAGcatattaaacaatatctacaAGTGAAGTGTACATATACCATGAACACACCAACTTATTAGAAGTTGAATATCTAAAGTAGTTACAGAAATTAATGATAAGTAAACACctgaatttaataattttaaaagagGTGCTATAAAAGACTAACATGCTCATTACAATTGCAAGCATTATCCAGTGACCGTATATATGACCTTGAAGACACATGCGAAGTTCACATTAATATTTGTTGAACTAAAAGATACACATAACTTGTTTTAATACTTATATAGTTATTATATTTAATTCGAATTATAAACGAGAAATTCAATAAAAGCCATCATAATTTCAACCTCAATGAGTGGTACCATATACTACCTTGTATGTTAAACTTTCAGTATCCTCATAGGCGATCAGTTGGTTCCCGGATGTTATGTAAGGCTCCTTGGTGTATGGATCTCGACACCGTGTCGAAGTGGCTGTATCCGCAAATCTGCACACCTGCAACCAAAAAATGCGGGGAAACAAATAAATCTCACGTGACTACAAATACGATCTATAatactagtaatagtagtagtagtggcaatGGTAGTGGTTATggtagtggtattagtagtagtagtagtagtagtagtagtagtagtagtagtagtagtagtagtagtagtagtagtagtagtagtattagtagtagtagtagtagtagttgtagttgtagtagtagtagtagtagtagtagtaagagtagtagaagtagtagtagtagtagtaatagtagtagtagtagtagtaatagtagtagtagtagtagtagtagtagtagaggtagtggtagtggtagtggtagtgatagtggtagtggtagtacatgttgtagttgttgttgttgtagtagtagtagtaatagtagtagaagtagtttgtattattattatctcATAATGAGTAttatcattttcattatattattgttttcattgtggCTATTAAACTCTTTTTAGTTCCTACAGAAAGGTGAAAAATTGATGATTGAGTTTCattttagatttattttaaaatgcgaataaaatacataaaagagAACAATTAAATAACTTGCACTAAACGTTTACCTCATAAAACGATAGGAATCCTGGCTGGAGTGTGTAATTCCCTTGAATCCCTGGTTGTAATGGTGCGCTTGCTGCAGAGCTGTTTGTGGTTTCACCTAGAGTGAACGTTCGTCCGTACGCTGGCAAGCCAACACAAATGTGTGATTTTGTGAAACCGGCCTTCGCCAAGAAGGATTCTGCATAGCCCTAGAAGTGAATATGGGCATTATTGCGGTTTGCTTAAAGCTGTAATGCCAGCTGAATTTGATATGTAAATCGTATTATGTTAACACATTACCTTGTTAAACAGCGAATAATTCTTAACATAGAACAAACCTATATAAATATTTTACGAATTAAGTGAACGTAAGACAACACATATCTTACCACATTATTCTGAAAATCTTGGAACAATGGTCCTCTAATGCTTGTAACGTTGACCTCGCGTGGATCGAAAAGCATCAGACTTACGAAATGCACATACCTGACACGAGAAAGTAAGCACAAAAGTATTTTGTACGTTcttcaataataatatatatataataataagatCCTAAAACTGTTATTGTGTGAGCGTACAAGCAGGCAAGTGGATCACCAGCATGTGCTGCCCAGTGAAAACAGTTTAGATATAGTATAGAGAATATACATGTTTGTATGGATACAATGCTTTTCGCCATTCTGATgagcattatattaaaaaaaacagtcgTGCAAACGTTTTATAACTATGAGAAAATAcgcaatttatttataacaaatgtaCGTTTTTGTTTTACCTATCCAACTTATCCATAATCTGGTTTGAAAACACGTCGATGTGTTTTGTGGTTACTGCCAGGGACACGAACAATTGTGGCCATCCCGACGAGTTAGCCTCCTTCGAAAACTCTTCATACAGCTCCTGAAATTTTAGCAATACCTATTTCATTTGTATACTCCCTCTCAAACAATAATGCTGCTTTAATTTAATTCATACACATGTGAGGTTAAAACCTAATACTTTAAAGACGCATGCAAACGAATGTCAGCCTTAAatattaaaagtatttaaactgaaatgtcaaatataaaagcTATAACAAacctttaacaattttaaaaaattgcTCATATCCTCTGTTGTAGTGCCCTGTGATAGAAGAAACTCCAAATCAATTTCAAGTCCGTCAAAACCCCAGAACCGAAGAAGCCGTATGCATGAATCTATGAATGTCATTCGTTGTTCCCCGCTTGCCATCATAGTTCCAATTAGACCGTCGATGTTTTTAACCCCGTTCAGGGAAATCATGGTTTTCAacgaattgtttttcaatttcaacatATTGAATGTATTGTACAGATACTGGTCAGCAAAACTATTGATCATCTCAAGGCGAAAGTCATTGCCAATGGTAACGAATTCATAGATCAAATAATTGCAGAGGTGTGCGTCTATATCTGAAGGAAGGAATCTACCCAGACCATGCCGATCTAACGCCCAACTGGAGTAGTAGCAGACAAGTTTTCGCTCGCCTGCAAAAGAGGAGCATTGAATGCATGCTCGCATAATCCAAGTTGATTTTATCCTAGTTTAAATGATCAATATCGCAGATtttggcttaaataaacaattgtctACATATGAGTTTCTATTTCcgtttttaaatatgttcttattcgtagatttatttaaagttgttattggcataacattttaaagaCAACCTTTTAAAAGATacgttatttattaaaaatatactgCTATCAGGCAGACGCGATTTGTTAGAACCGTTGGCAAAAGGAAAATTCTAATAATAACCATTTCAACAAAACCAGCATTAACAAactgttttgtttgattttttacttTCTTAATTCCATTTTTATCTTTTAAGACACAGATTTCCAGCCTaagtgttttaatattattttgaatgaatCGAATCATacaacacaaaaaataattttgctaAACATCTCAACTACAAATTTTGCTAAGAATTTGGTAACCATGTCGGACTTGACATGcgttaaataagaaaacaaatacatcTGTTGATACAAAATGTTCATTCTCATTATAAATGTATTGCATGAATTGTGTTTGCAATGCAAAATATACCATTAATGGCGTTGACATTTTAAACTTTGAACAATAATGTGTTAAACAAACTACTTTTATAGCACACACTCATTACGATCTACTATTAACTTACTTACCATTATAATAGTATTATCAGAGTTCGTTTCTACAGTGACTCTTTATATATGGTAA containing:
- the LOC127843234 gene encoding oviduct-specific glycoprotein-like, producing MDKLDRYVHFVSLMLFDPREVNVTSIRGPLFQDFQNNVGYAESFLAKAGFTKSHICVGLPAYGRTFTLGETTNSSAASAPLQPGIQGNYTLQPGFLSFYEVCRFADTATSTRCRDPYTKEPYITSGNQLIAYEDTESLTYKINWIRDNNFGGASIWGLDLDDFQAMCRSSHQNFPLIRLLEQGLREHIVPPESGDGPCRPNNSSQKSTKTGTVEGNVVTNVTEKTQSLTNKPDFPAKVYKNDAAINNNEIIKSDQASLIASTTVVQKINTRLSILDLRTATGTTNSPISSVNINGKGKASNAKEFNGGTSPTDNNVSLPPSKAVGNPFVGTTTNRGTWGLQSDPVKADNKTSNKDTTSTVASSNQSSNLSFPLIANQVASDQLMPDSDIINNEQPVDATSDQNQVPSVDDTEVVDEDVQGNPGDDLNEDGVDIIE